AACCACGGAAAAAGAGATCAGGACAAACAGTGATATAAGAAAATTACTCAAACTAATACCATCCTCCAAAACGCTGACTTTGTCAGAATCCCACTGAATCAGTAATTCAGAAGAGATGATAGATATAATCGATAGTATGGCTGTAAGAGTTGTTAATCTATAAATACCGTAGATTGCCGTTAATAAAATGGAGAGTGCAAATATAAAATACAAAGAAGCAAATACACTATGAACCATGTAAACTATAAAAAAAATAAAGACGAGGGATAACGAAACAGTAAATATTTTTGAGTTCTGAGACATTCGGCTGGAGTGCATTATTTTATATTCTATAAAGAGACATCCCGTGTTTAGAGTACTTGGAATGATGAGAAACTTCACTAAGTACAAAGGTATAGTCGTATTAATCTCACTTGTATAAAACAGAAGTATCCCAATAAGACATTCAAGAATAAATACAAATACAACAACCGCAATAGTTATCTGATAATGCAGGTTTAACCATTTGTTATCAATACTCTTATATTCTTCTTCAACTTCACTTAGAAATGACTTGTCCATTTTATTCCTTTGAGTAAAGACTTCTGCCAAACGCCCCCTATAATAACAATAGATTTCCGCCAAAACAGAATTCTAAAGTATCGCCGCTCTACGAACTTGCAGATTTGATAAAGATGCTGCTTCTAAAATCATTATTTCATTTACTTGAATTCATACTCTTCTATCTCATCAACAAAAAGTCCATTATCCCGAAAATCGATCTGATCTGGCAGAAGAACCAACGATACAAACGGCACCTCAATGAAAAGAATATAAAGCTGACCTCCTCCATCCGGGAGAAATGGTTTATCCCGGTCAATGTTTCATCAGCAATACTAAAACAAGAAGATATTTTCACTGGTGAATCCTGAGATAATTCATTACAGATGGAAGAGTGCTATCAAGGATTACTGGACTTATGATAAACCCAAAACTAGAAAAAAGGCAGACCACTTATTACTTAAGCCATAAATCTCCTGATCAAGAATCTGAAAATTGAGAACTACTTTTGGGGATTCAAACGAATTCTGAATAAGTTAGAAAAGATTTCCATAGATGTATATCCCGGGAAACTATCAGAAAAGTTATTCAGGATTACCGAAATCAACAGATATCAAACCCTATTACTCATGGAACAAATTCCGGGAACCACCACTATTACAGAGCCAACAAATATATTATAGAAATCTTTCGTACACTCAGGATAGGTGTTTCCACAATTCGTTGAAAACCATCAAAATATATTAATCCTCCTGACAGAAGACCTCTTTAGACCTGATTTACTTTTCACATAATAAATTATCTGTTGGATCTGGAAAGTTGAGACTTTCACCAGTATGATAAAATAGAATTGTAACTTAGGAAATGGCAATAGATATCCGAAACCATTTGACGACGTTACAATCTTTAGAAGGGATCAGTAATATGAAAAAGGACATGAAATTCATTCTCAAGAATAATGAAAAGAAAAATGGTGATTTCGGCCATTCAATCATAACAATTCTTTTTGGGCACAGGAATATACATTCATTAGAAAATAGAGTATTTAATGTTATTTGCCTAACTACTGTTTTCATTGGAATATTCACTGCCATTTTAAATGTCTTCTTAGAAAATCCAATTCGTGAGATTATCTTTTCTTTTTCAGCTACATTTATAGCGGTAGCATTCTATATTGCATCGATGAAATTTCATTTGGAAAGTTATTTAAAATTACCAATGGTGATATTCTTTCTGGGCCTTATATCTGTAATCTGGATGACCAATCAGGGTTCTAAGGGGAGTTCTCCTCTGTTTTTTATTATATTATTTGTCATAATTAAAATTATTATTGATTCTCCCTATGACAATTTACTACTTCTTATTTCTTTCTTTATCGTTATCGGATTATCAATCATTGAACAACTCAAACCAGAATTGATTATCCCTTATTTGAGTGAAAGTCACCGATCAATAGATGTTTTTGTTTCTTTAGTAATATGTTTGCTTATGATTACATTATTAGTGACTCTTGTAGTTAAAGAATACCAAAGAGAACACCTCCATAAAGACAATTTATATGCAAAAACTCTTAAGGATAAAATATCACTTGA
This portion of the Oceanispirochaeta sp. M1 genome encodes:
- a CDS encoding GGDEF domain-containing protein, which gives rise to MAEIYCYYRGRLAEVFTQRNKMDKSFLSEVEEEYKSIDNKWLNLHYQITIAVVVFVFILECLIGILLFYTSEINTTIPLYLVKFLIIPSTLNTGCLFIEYKIMHSSRMSQNSKIFTVSLSLVFIFFIVYMVHSVFASLYFIFALSILLTAIYGIYRLTTLTAILSIISIISSELLIQWDSDKVSVLEDGISLSNFLISLFVLISFSVVSLVIIYFEKAKTTASLQKEIERLKLRQIVLIDELTGISNRIAFRNAMEKMEKDSCDNTYIFVMIDLDNFKLINDSLGHVAGDNCLIAFSSILKKNCGDAIPFRYGGDEFSILFKNTTLEKVLESCANIQKEFKSNDQIINSELPLSASIGVASYECGTAPSRLITNSDKALYQSKTVKNKVTVFNEFSINSSQ